A window of Plasmodium brasilianum strain Bolivian I chromosome 8, whole genome shotgun sequence contains these coding sequences:
- a CDS encoding nucleolar protein 5, translating into MLVLVETAAGYGLFKVENNKLIESDVKDIQKCFENSEEARKHISLYSFSKFKKFQKAFDETNKLIESKLGKGLKKFLKKNILKPKLNETLALCDKTLGGIIKKKFNINVTYTNSTQEIIRGIRTHLYELLVGVKEEDSKLLKLSLSHSLNRFKLKFSADKVDVMIVQAVGLLEDLDKEINVFSMRLKEWYGWHFPELGKVITDNKIYAKCVKLIGFRNNAKNINLLEETTEDIQKEIKQLAEISMGTEIEDDDLNCINELADRLLELTDYRESLATYLKYRMNTIAPNLTYLVGDLIGAKLIARAGSLMSLAKHPSSTLQILGSEKALFRALKTKSKTPKYGLIYHATLVGQAAPKIKGRISRSLAAKLSLCTRVDALGNFVEPSIAVTCKAHLEKRLEYITNNLQKNMSNASNKSKLQSQIQQQAKYNPNQTNGNQNNSNRFNKNNDFRFKREAEWNNKKFIKKQKRK; encoded by the coding sequence ATGCTGGTACTAGTAGAAACGGCAGCAGGGTACGGGTTATTCAAAGTTGAGAATAACAAATTGATTGAATCGGACGTAAAAGATATACAGAAATGCTTTGAAAACTCAGAAGAAGCAAGGAAGCATATATCTCTTTACAGCTttagtaaatttaaaaagtttcAGAAGGCTTTTGATGAAACGAATAAATTAATTGAATCTAAGTTAGGAAAAgggttaaaaaaatttttaaagaaaaatattttgaagcctaaattaaatgaaaccTTAGCATTATGTGATAAAACATTAGgaggaataataaaaaaaaaatttaatattaatgtaaCATATACAAATTCAACCCAAGAAATAATAAGAGGAATTCGAACTCATTTATATGAGCTTTTAGTAGGTGTAAAAGAAGAAGATtcgaaattattaaaattaagttTATCTCATTCATTAAATAGGTTCAAGTTAAAATTTAGTGCAGATAAGGTAGATGTTATGATTGTTCAGGCAGTTGGATTGTTAGAAGATCtagataaagaaataaatgtattttctaTGCGCTTAAAAGAATGGTATGGATGGCATTTTCCTGAATTAGGCAAGGTTATAActgataataaaatatatgcaaaatgTGTTAAATTAATAGGTTTTAGAAATAATGcaaagaatataaatttattagaaGAAACTACAGAAGATAtacaaaaggaaataaaacaattagCAGAAATCTCTATGGGTACAGAAATAGAAGATGATGATTTAAATTGTATTAATGAGTTAGCAGATAGACTGTTAGAATTAACAGATTATAGAGAATCGTTAGCTACTTATCTAAAATATAGAATGAATACAATAGCTCctaatttaacatatttagTAGGTGATTTAATAGGTGCAAAATTAATTGCAAGAGCTGGGTCATTAATGTCATTAGCTAAACATCCAAGTTCAACTTTACAAATTTTAGGTTCAGAAAAAGCATTATTTAGAGCCTTAAAAACTAAATCCAAAACCCCTAAATATGGATTGATCTATCATGCAACTTTAGTTGGTCAAGCTGCTccaaaaattaaaggaaGAATAAGTAGATCATTAGCAGCTAAGTTGTCTTTATGTACTAGGGTTGATGCCCTTGGTAACTTTGTTGAACCCTCCATAGCTGTAACTTGTAAAGCCCATTTAGAAAAAAGGTtagaatatataacaaacaatttacaaaaaaatatgagcAATGCTTCAAATAAATCCAAATTACAATCCCAAATACAACAACAAGCCAAATATAACCCTAATCAGACGAATGGAAatcaaaataatagtaacaggtttaacaaaaataatgatttcCGATTTAAGCGAGAGGCAGAATGGAACAACAAAAAGTTTATTAAGAAACAAAAGAGGAAGTGA